AAATCTACACAAACAAGTTCTACATACATCCTCAGAGATAACTAGATGTTGCAAAGTTTTCATGATACTGCTTGCTTGGTTTGTGGGCCCATTGCATTATATGCTGGATGGTATTGGTATTTTCCTTCTCCTTGTTACAATTAGTGATATAGATGGCAGGTATGACTCCTTGTTACAATATCTCAAACTCCTTTTACTTTGTAAGAACACCTTGAAATAAGGATTTCGATAGGGGTTCTTCCATCGTTTTCAGGATTGAAAATGTTTGGCACCGATTTTGATACCTGCACAATTACTTTACTatggtttctttttttctttagctCAGAATATATCTTTTTACAACTATGGGTAAGATTTAGTTCAAGATTTTGGTGCCTGAATAGTTACTTTAGTTGTTGGCATTGTTGGTATCATAGTCTGATCCATGTTTCTTTTAGGCCCTCAAGAATAATAATACCCAGACCAGACTAGAATTTAAGACTTGAAAATACAGCGAGCTGATGGGGTACCTGTGGAGCCTgcagaataggagtcttaagtcctGAGATGGCTTTCTTGGCATCATACAAGATTGTGACCTCCCCGCTGTGGACATCCTTCAGTTTGACAATTCTGCAGAATAAATGATCCACCATGCTTCATTGTACACAAACTTTTGAAGTTGAAACAAAGTGCTGATTGGATCTAGGAATGAACCAAATGACCAACGTACCTGTCCCACTGGCCGTCGATCTCGTAGATAGTTTTTAGTGTCTTTGAGTGAAATATCTTTCCCCTGATAGACTTAGAGCTGCCACCAAATCCGAGGAACGCATGGCTCTTGTAATAGCAGAGATCTGCCTCAAGACCAGAATCTTTACACCTGATGCTTACATCCCCAACCCAATCAGCACCAGTTGTTGGAAGTAATTTTATCAACAAGTTTGGTGAATCCATCTCGTAGTTCTCACCAAACTTCAAGAGCCTCAGGTGCCTCTTTCCTTTGATTACAGCTTCAACACTTGCACCTTCCAGATTCAAAGATACCAGAGCATGATATGAGTTGAtggtagcattgatgaaaattaagTCAAACATAACACTGGATTCACCTTAAGTTCTGGCATCACAGATTGTGATGAAGTGGACTTAAACACAACATGATTACAGGTGTGATGTCAAATATATTAGGTTGGATTGAATCAAATAGAAGTAATATATTATACTCTGTGTATGGCGAAGATAATAAATCTAGCAACGGGAAGTTTCTGAGATATACCATGGAACCTGGGAACTGGTTTGTGGCACCATATCAGTTCTACATTATCCTTTGCATCAGTTGCATGGAGGGCAGACACTGGGGGGTGATGTGAGACCTAACAAAACATAGATGCCATAAAGGTTAAGAAAGAAATATTTGTCTGATGTCTTACAGGAGCTTCGCAGTTGTTGTGTTCTTACAAGGCTAATGACAGAATAATAATTTGGAAGCATTAAAGACTAAAGTTTGTTTTCTGAAGTTCGAGTTGAAGACACTGAAACTATGATTTCAAACATGTTTGCCACTTCAGGTGATGGATTTTGCCCATAGTTGTTTTATCTAATTATCACTAAGTTAACACAGTAGATATAATCTGCTAACAAGACTTAAAAAAATGATTTCTCAATTTAAAGTGCACACAGGTTACTAACCATCCATAGAAACAAAAATGAGGTCTTGAACAAAGGAGGAGAATAACGTTTGCAATGTCAAGTCATCACCTGCTCGAGGAGCACGTTGAGGGATCCCCTGGAGACATGATGAGTTTCTCCTAGAATGGGATTGAAAGGAGCCTGTCCAAATAATGCGGGTCTTGTAGTTGATATGCTCCATGCCACTACCGAAGCAAACCTTTCAAGGCTGCTCTTTCCTTTGGCACATTTGTTTAAGTAGTCCTCACCGAAACAGTAAACTGCTTCCCCATAGCATTGAAGTTGTGATTTTGGCATGTTGAAGAGAGAAGGTAACTGAATGTCCAGAACAAAGCACAGTTTCCAATTTTAATATTGAAATACTTAAAAGACCAATAGTTTTGGTTTTACTAAGAATAAACATTTTGAGAGGTAAGATAAGTGCAACAGTTAGCTAATTGATGATCTCACGGATGAAAACAATCAAGTATTTCAGTTAAGAGTATATGAATGagtcattggtaaaacatg
This genomic stretch from Musa acuminata AAA Group cultivar baxijiao chromosome BXJ3-9, Cavendish_Baxijiao_AAA, whole genome shotgun sequence harbors:
- the LOC103997890 gene encoding oxysterol-binding protein-related protein 4C isoform X1, which codes for MIQDEAAAGPRATTAVLTPPLSLDGGLAAEHRPPNLLRRVLSFFGSVRPGSDLTQFQLPSLFNMPKSQLQCYGEAVYCFGEDYLNKCAKGKSSLERFASVVAWSISTTRPALFGQAPFNPILGETHHVSRGSLNVLLEQVSHHPPVSALHATDAKDNVELIWCHKPVPRFHGASVEAVIKGKRHLRLLKFGENYEMDSPNLLIKLLPTTGADWVGDVSIRCKDSGLEADLCYYKSHAFLGFGGSSKSIRGKIFHSKTLKTIYEIDGQWDRIVKLKDVHSGEVTILYDAKKAISGLKTPILQAPQNMWPTESATVWSEVSQAILNKEWGKASAAKQIIEEKQRKLQRERKSSGELWVPKHFTVTHTKENEWDCSPLEQSVPPAPIIVHP
- the LOC103997890 gene encoding oxysterol-binding protein-related protein 4B isoform X2, whose translation is MPKSQLQCYGEAVYCFGEDYLNKCAKGKSSLERFASVVAWSISTTRPALFGQAPFNPILGETHHVSRGSLNVLLEQVSHHPPVSALHATDAKDNVELIWCHKPVPRFHGASVEAVIKGKRHLRLLKFGENYEMDSPNLLIKLLPTTGADWVGDVSIRCKDSGLEADLCYYKSHAFLGFGGSSKSIRGKIFHSKTLKTIYEIDGQWDRIVKLKDVHSGEVTILYDAKKAISGLKTPILQAPQNMWPTESATVWSEVSQAILNKEWGKASAAKQIIEEKQRKLQRERKSSGELWVPKHFTVTHTKENEWDCSPLEQSVPPAPIIVHP